The window GGACCGTCGCCACGGGTGCCGTCCTCGGCCACCCGTAGCTGCGACAACTGCGACGCCGGCCACTGGTCCCAACCGAACGAGGTGGCGTAGTCGTCGAGATTCTTCAGCAGGCCGTCCTTGGCCAACGACGACAGCTGCGGAAGCCGGATCAGGTCGGGCGGGCTGTCGGCCAGGGTGCGGGCGGCGTTCTGGGTGATGACGGCGAACTGGTCCTCGCGGATGTCCCAGGTGACGTTGGGGAACTGCTTGGTGAACTCGGTGGTCAGGTCCTTCGGCAGCGGGAACCCGGTCTCGAAGTAGGCCTTCATGGTGACGGGGTCGCTGCCGCAGTCCACCGCGGCGGCCGCCGCGGTGCCGCTCCCGGAGGCGGCCGACGACGGGGCGGTGCTGCTGGACGACGAGGTGGTCGAGGCGCCGGGGGCCGAGCAGCCGGCGACGGCGAGCACGCCGCCCAGGGCCAGGGCGGTCAGGACCGATCCGGGGGTGCCGGCACGACGCCGGCGCAGTGCTGTGGACATGCGAACTCCTCGGGATGGGGGAAGCGCCGGTGGTCGGGGTCCGTCCGCCGGGTGGTGGGTGAGGGGGTCAGGCCCCGGGGGCCCGGTGGTGCGCCTGTCGGAGGGCGTCGAGCAGGTGCGCCCGCCACTGCCGGGCCGGTTCCCAGCGGCCGGTGAGAGCCAGGGAGCCGTGGACGGCCCCGGGTTGGCGACGGCAGACGACCGGCACGCCGGCGTCCCGCAGCCGTTCGGCGTATCGCTCGCCCTCGTGGCGCAGCGGGTCGAACTCCGCGGTCAGGATGTGCGCCGGCGGCAGGCCGCGCAGGTCGGTCGCGAGCAGCGGCGACGCGTACGGCGACGTCGGATCGGCCGGCGCCGGCAGGTAGAGGTCGACGGTGACGGCCATGTCGGCGACGCTGATGCCGTGGTCGTCGCCGACACCGGAGGCCACCATCGATGAGAGCGTCAGGTCCAGCGCCGGGACTTCGAGCAGTTGCAGAGCCAGCGGCGGCCCGCCGCGGTCGCGGACGGCGAGGGTGACCGCGGCGGCGAGGTTCGCACCCGCCGAGACCCCGCCGATCGTGAGTACCGACGGGTCGCCGCCCAGGGACGCCGCGTGCTCGTGGGCCCACAGCAACGCGCGGTAGCAGTCCTCGACCGGCGTGGGGAAGGGATGCTCCGGCGCCAGCCGGTAGTCCACGGCGACCACCACGCAGTCGGCGCCGGTGCTGCGTTCCCGGCAGGTGGCGTCCACGACCAGCTCGTCGACGGACCCGAGCCAGAAGCCGCCGCCGTGGATGAACACGTGCACGGGCAGCGGCGCGGCGGCGTGCGGGCGGTAGACCCGGACGCGGATCGCCCCACCGGGCTGATCGACGACGTGGTCGGTCACCGAGGCGACGTCCGGGGCCGGTTCACCGAAGCGGCGGAAGATCTCGTCGGACGCGTCGAGGATGGCCCGGCGGCGGTCGGCCACCGGGGTCCCGGACGCTCCGGCATCGGGCTTGAAGGCGAGGAACTCCGCCACCGGTGCGTCGAGCGTCATGACGAACTCCTCCGTGGCGTCGGCGACGTCGCCCGGGGCGGGCGGCCGCGCCGGGACGTTTCCCGCAGCGGAACTCTCACGTCGTTGTGCCGCAAGCAAACCCCGACCGGGACCGCACTGTCAAGTGGTTTAGTAGAAGCACTTTTATCGGCCGGACAGCGGGGACGCCAGGCGCGCCGGGGGTCAGGTCGTGGAGCGGGGGACGAGTTCGACGTCGAGCATGGTCGTGGTGCGGACACTGCTGCGGCCGTCGTTGCGCAGCAGGAGGTCGACCGCCGCCCG is drawn from Nakamurella deserti and contains these coding sequences:
- a CDS encoding alpha/beta hydrolase, with amino-acid sequence MTLDAPVAEFLAFKPDAGASGTPVADRRRAILDASDEIFRRFGEPAPDVASVTDHVVDQPGGAIRVRVYRPHAAAPLPVHVFIHGGGFWLGSVDELVVDATCRERSTGADCVVVAVDYRLAPEHPFPTPVEDCYRALLWAHEHAASLGGDPSVLTIGGVSAGANLAAAVTLAVRDRGGPPLALQLLEVPALDLTLSSMVASGVGDDHGISVADMAVTVDLYLPAPADPTSPYASPLLATDLRGLPPAHILTAEFDPLRHEGERYAERLRDAGVPVVCRRQPGAVHGSLALTGRWEPARQWRAHLLDALRQAHHRAPGA